The Sylvia atricapilla isolate bSylAtr1 chromosome 3, bSylAtr1.pri, whole genome shotgun sequence genome has a window encoding:
- the LOC136358689 gene encoding gallinacin-10-like: MKILYLLFSVFLLLFQATSGSADPFFADTVECRNQGNFCRAGPCPPTFTVRGTCHSGALNCCSK, encoded by the exons ATGAAGATCCTCTACCTGctcttctctgtcttcctcctcctcttccaggcTACTTCAG GTTCTGCAGACCCTTTTTTTGCTGACACCGTGGAGTGCCGGAACCAGGGGAATTTCTGCCGTGCTGGGCCCTGCCCACCCACCTTCACTGTCAGGGGGACCTGTCACTCTGGGGCCCTGAACTGCTGCTCCAAGTAA
- the LOC136358345 gene encoding gallinacin-12-like, with protein MPSSMPAAHRGFCEISLPALPFSSRAKGMEILVFVFIFISLAQHGDAHGPDSCNHGGGLCRVGDCVSGEYLAQFCFEPVILCCKNLSLVTTES; from the exons ATGCCATCCAGCatgccagcagcacacagaggctTCTGTGAAAtctcactgccagccctgccattttccagcagagccaaaggaatggagatccttgtgtttgttttcatattCATCTCCTTGGCCCAGCACG GAGATGCTCATGGACCAGACAGCTGTAACCACGGAGGGGGTTTGTGCCGAGTGGGAGACTGTGTTTCTGGTGAATACCTGGCTCAATTCTGCTTTGAACCCGTCATTCTCTGCTGCAAAAACCTGTCACTCGTCACCACAGAGAGCTGA
- the LOC136358347 gene encoding gallinacin-11-like, protein MKLFSCLMALLLFLLQAVPGLGLPRDTLRCLEYHGYCFHLKSCPEPFAAFGTCYRRRRTCCVDTTSNFHVCQDEGGHCVSPEIRCLQEQEGLCPRRGWKCCSEV, encoded by the exons ATGAAGCTCTTCTCCTGCCTCATGGCTCTCCTGCTATTCCTCCTCCAGGCTGTTCCAG GTCTCGGcctgcccagggacaccttACGTTGTTTGGAATACCACGGCTACTGCTTCCATCTGAAATCCTGCCCGGAGCCATTTGCTGCCTTTGGAACGTGCTATCGGCGCCGGAGGACCTGCTGTGTTG ACACGACATCCAACTTCCACGTCTGCCAAGATGAGGGGGGCCACTGTGTGTCCCCAGAAATCAGATGTCTGCAAGAGCAAGAGGGACTCTGCCCCCGCAGAGGATGGAAGTGCTGCTCAGAAGTGTGA